Proteins co-encoded in one Bremerella sp. TYQ1 genomic window:
- a CDS encoding CvpA family protein, translating into MVAYDFLMLAILAGAILWGVYKGMAWQVASFASLVASYFVSMQLREPVANALGLQPPWGNLAAMLGLYMATSLVVWVVFSMINKTLAQFELKDWDRQVGAGLGLVKGVLLCIIVTMFAVALTKDDSRQQIVQSKSGFYITKVIHNLHGVMPAEVNEVVGPFIDRYNQRINGQNPEWFADSGNGVPSGGGSAVDPANFNLQQEFQNFQNNVQNQVQNKLQNEVQSQVGQFQNFVNQSIDNPQNVQQNWQQYSGQYQPPQQPSYYPPQMNIPAPQQQGGSYYPQYSQPQQQTPYPMQNGQPGYQQQPRY; encoded by the coding sequence ATGGTTGCATACGATTTCCTCATGCTGGCGATTCTCGCAGGTGCGATCCTGTGGGGTGTGTACAAAGGCATGGCCTGGCAAGTTGCATCGTTCGCTTCGTTGGTCGCCAGCTACTTCGTCTCGATGCAGCTTCGCGAACCAGTTGCCAACGCGTTGGGCTTACAGCCTCCGTGGGGAAACCTTGCCGCGATGCTCGGTTTATACATGGCGACTTCGTTGGTTGTTTGGGTCGTCTTCTCGATGATCAACAAGACGCTGGCCCAGTTCGAGCTGAAAGATTGGGACCGCCAAGTAGGTGCTGGGCTTGGTCTCGTGAAAGGCGTGCTTCTGTGCATCATCGTGACGATGTTCGCGGTGGCATTGACCAAAGATGATAGCCGCCAGCAAATCGTTCAGTCGAAGTCGGGGTTCTACATCACGAAGGTCATTCACAATCTGCACGGCGTCATGCCAGCTGAAGTGAATGAAGTCGTGGGGCCATTTATCGATCGCTACAACCAGCGGATCAACGGTCAGAATCCGGAATGGTTTGCCGACTCTGGGAATGGTGTTCCCAGCGGTGGTGGCTCGGCGGTCGATCCTGCCAATTTTAATCTGCAGCAGGAGTTCCAGAACTTCCAGAATAATGTGCAGAATCAGGTCCAGAACAAGCTACAGAATGAAGTTCAGAGCCAGGTAGGGCAGTTCCAGAATTTCGTGAATCAGTCGATCGATAATCCGCAAAATGTGCAGCAGAATTGGCAGCAGTATTCAGGGCAATATCAGCCGCCGCAGCAGCCAAGTTATTACCCACCACAAATGAACATTCCGGCGCCTCAGCAGCAGGGCGGTAGCTACTATCCGCAGTACTCGCAGCCGCAACAGCAGACGCCATATCCCATGCAGAACGGTCAGCCGGGCTACCAACAGCAGCCACGTTATTAA
- a CDS encoding metal-dependent hydrolase, which produces MADFNTHISTSTFVGVGVGVAGYFILDTPEPSRIITCMLGAGLCSLAGILPDLDSGSGRPLRETSNVLAAVVPMLMVDRWQHMGLTAEAIALAGALVYITIRFGVAEVFKRYTVHRGMWHSIPAAVSCGLLAFIVVSGENLDVRIFKSACVFIGFMVHLILDEIWSVEWKGARIRLKSSFGTAIKFWYGKNLWSNISTYGKLIILVVAAVGDPLLMEHYKFHPSHDPNQPQVQTQQIASEPQPTIQR; this is translated from the coding sequence ATGGCCGATTTCAATACGCACATTTCGACCAGCACGTTTGTCGGAGTTGGCGTTGGTGTTGCTGGCTACTTCATTCTCGATACACCAGAACCATCACGCATCATCACGTGCATGCTTGGCGCTGGTTTGTGTAGTCTCGCTGGAATCTTGCCTGACTTAGACTCCGGCTCCGGTCGACCACTCCGCGAAACAAGCAATGTTCTTGCCGCGGTCGTTCCTATGCTGATGGTCGATCGCTGGCAGCATATGGGTCTTACCGCCGAAGCAATCGCTCTGGCAGGGGCGCTGGTCTATATCACGATTCGTTTCGGTGTCGCTGAAGTTTTCAAACGCTACACCGTCCACCGCGGCATGTGGCATAGTATTCCCGCAGCCGTTTCATGTGGTTTGCTGGCATTCATTGTTGTCTCGGGCGAAAATCTGGACGTTCGCATTTTCAAAAGCGCGTGCGTCTTCATTGGCTTCATGGTCCATCTCATTCTCGACGAAATTTGGTCGGTGGAATGGAAGGGGGCTCGCATTCGTTTGAAAAGCTCCTTTGGAACCGCCATCAAATTCTGGTATGGCAAGAACCTATGGTCTAATATCTCGACCTATGGCAAGCTCATCATTCTGGTAGTCGCAGCCGTTGGAGATCCTCTATTGATGGAACATTACAAGTTCCATCCTTCGCACGATCCCAACCAACCCCAAGTTCAAACGCAGCAGATCGCTTCCGAGCCACAGCCAACCATTCAACGATAG